From the Pocillopora verrucosa isolate sample1 chromosome 11, ASM3666991v2, whole genome shotgun sequence genome, the window CAGAATAAAGGAACCTCGAAATTTGGCTGGACCgactatttgaagaaattggaagaGGGGAAACGAAGCAATACTGAAAGCATTCTTGCTGCGACAAATCCAGCCTATCCGCAGACCATGACCAAAGCAATAACACTCGCTGTCGAAATGGTGATGgaaaatgatataattttgcatcacatgttcttttttctttcaatgtgtGCATCACAGCCGATACTGCAAGACATTATTATCGAGTATGTTAAAACAACTGATGAcgaatttgaagatgaagatatGATAAGGACGAGGATGAGTCGATGTTCACTGTTGCTAATTGAAGAAGAATCAACTGGTGTTTATATTCGAGTCCACGGTGTCGTTCTTGATGTTATTAAATCTGCGACAAAAGGTTTCGCAAAGGATCAAAGCTACAAAGTGGTGTATGGCGCGGTAAtgtctttctcaaaatttgaagagctaGAATCTATTGTTGTGGGAACAAGAATAGTTCCCCATCTTCAAACGTTGAgcttaaaaattgaagacatgtCACTCGGGAAAGGAATACCAGAAGCGACCGAAAGAGCCTTGTGTAATTTTCTGCATGGCCTTTGGAGCCTTAATTACATGTGCCGAAACCATAGTGAGTTTAGAGCGGCGCTAGTCTATGGTAAATGGCTGttaaaaattcagatgaaacagctgggacctgagcatgttgatgttgcaaggtgttacaacaatctgggtaatttacacagtgatctgggcgacacagatgaagcaaaagactactataagcgtgcactggagattaacatgaaacagctgggacctgagcatgttgatgttgcaacctcttacaacaatctgggtgttttacacagtgatctgggcgacacagatgaagcaaaagactactataagcgtgcactggagattaacatgaaacagctgggacctgagcatgttgatgttgcaacctcttacaacaatctgggtgttttacacagtgatctgggcgacacagatgaagcaaaagactgctatgagcgtgcactgaagattcgtctgaaaaagctgggacctgaacatgttgatgttgcaagctcttacaacaatctgggtagtttacacaaggctctgggcgacacagatgaagcaaaagactgctatgagCGTGCACTGAAGATTCGCATGAAACAactgggacctgagcatgttgatgttgcaggctcttacaacaatctgggtaatttacacagtgatctgggcaacacagatgaagcaaaagactgctatgagcgtgcactgaagattcgtctgaaaaagctgggacctgaacatgttgatgttgcaagctcttacaacaatctgggtagtttacacaaggctctgggcgacacagatgaagcaaaagactgctatgagcgtgcactgaagattcgtttgaaaaagctgggacctgagcatgttgatgttgcaagctcttacaacaatctgggtagtttacacaaggctctgggcgacacagatgaagcaaaagactgctatgagCGTGCACTGAAGATTAgcatgaaacagctgggacctgaacatgttgatgttgcaagctcttacaacaatctgggtaatttacacagtgatctgggcgacacagatgaagcaaaagactgctatgagcgtgcactgaagattcgtctgaaaaagctgggacctgaacatgttgatgttgcaagctcttacaacaatctgggtagtttacacaaggctctgggcgacacagatgaagcaaaagactgctatgagCGTGCACTGAAGATTCGCATGAAACAactgggacctgagcatgttgatgttgcaggctcttacaacaatctgggtagtttacacagtgatctgggcaacacagatgaagcaaaagactactataagcgtgcactggagattaagatgaaacagctgggacctgagcatgttgatgttgcaggctcttacaacaatctgggtaatttacacagtgatctgggcgacacagatgaagcaaaagactactataagcgtgcactggagattaacatgaaacagctgggacctgagcatgttgatgttgcaaggtctttCAACAATCTGGGTgttttacacagtgatctgggcgacacagatgaagcaaaagactgctatgagcgtgcactgaagattcgtctgaaaaagctgggacctgaacatgttgatgttgcaagctcttacaacaatctgggtagtttacacagtgatctgggcgacacagatgaagcaaaagactgctatgagcgtgcactggagattaagatgaaacagctgggacctgagcatgttcatgttgcaacctcttacaacaatctgggtgttttacacagtgatctgggcgacacagatgaagcaaaagactactttaagcgtgcactggagattaagatgaaacagctgggacctgagcatgttgatgttgcaacctcttacaacaatctgggtgttttacacagtgatctgggcgacacagatgaagcaaaagactgctatgagcgtgcactggagattaagatgaaacagctgggacctgagcatgttgatgttgcaacctcttacaacaatctgggtgttttacacagtgatctgggcgacacagatgaagcaaaagactactttaagcgtgc encodes:
- the LOC136284404 gene encoding tetratricopeptide repeat protein 28-like, which codes for MMATRLKYTTEQVNYYRICYVVTDILTEGLRTIFKQEWDNRYKTTLGEWKDQPKNGMDFWNGESTRNRKRNAVLLTTMKNGDRAEWDCTMLFYAILYSDCIYSLNPSIRSNADDLRKFRNEEFAHMPRGHLSNGDFQTVITKVKTAFHALGLPSLEINEVQNQTNFLTEELNEVLRKVDDLKQEVKDKEEELQVKEEQRLALEEQLNFDVSPFCILPPKPSHDIASRESEVGEVLQNLQTLKDANDGLSILYLSGNPGSGKSQLARLAARRFYDEVEQIPSAASFVMTLNAENSEALLKSYVLFAQHCNCPGYEITNTYRSKDLNTDEKISYFKTLIGTKIEHYASWLLVVDNVTSESRTSDYLPDADSELWARGQMLITTKDTASIPLSSSSIQNISISAGMQPDDACFLLNLLSGISDAKMEKEIAKELDYQPLSLAAAATYVRQVRQNKGTSKFGWTDYLKKLEEGKRSNTESILAATNPAYPQTMTKAITLAVEMVMENDIILHHMFFFLSMCASQPILQDIIIEYVKTTDDEFEDEDMIRTRMSRCSLLLIEEESTGVYIRVHGVVLDVIKSATKGFAKDQSYKVVYGAVMSFSKFEELESIVVGTRIVPHLQTLSLKIEDMSLGKGIPEATERALCNFLHGLWSLNYMCRNHSEFRAALVYGKWLLKIQMKQLGPEHVDVARCYNNLGNLHSDLGDTDEAKDYYKRALEINMKQLGPEHVDVATSYNNLGVLHSDLGDTDEAKDYYKRALEINMKQLGPEHVDVATSYNNLGVLHSDLGDTDEAKDCYERALKIRLKKLGPEHVDVASSYNNLGSLHKALGDTDEAKDCYERALKIRMKQLGPEHVDVAGSYNNLGNLHSDLGNTDEAKDCYERALKIRLKKLGPEHVDVASSYNNLGSLHKALGDTDEAKDCYERALKIRLKKLGPEHVDVASSYNNLGSLHKALGDTDEAKDCYERALKISMKQLGPEHVDVASSYNNLGNLHSDLGDTDEAKDCYERALKIRLKKLGPEHVDVASSYNNLGSLHKALGDTDEAKDCYERALKIRMKQLGPEHVDVAGSYNNLGSLHSDLGNTDEAKDYYKRALEIKMKQLGPEHVDVAGSYNNLGNLHSDLGDTDEAKDYYKRALEINMKQLGPEHVDVARSFNNLGVLHSDLGDTDEAKDCYERALKIRLKKLGPEHVDVASSYNNLGSLHSDLGDTDEAKDCYERALEIKMKQLGPEHVHVATSYNNLGVLHSDLGDTDEAKDYFKRALEIKMKQLGPEHVDVATSYNNLGVLHSDLGDTDEAKDCYERALEIKMKQLGPEHVDVATSYNNLGVLHSDLGDTDEAKDYFKRALEIKMKQLGPEHVDVATSYNNLGVLHSDLGDTDEAKDCYERALKIRLKKLGPEHVDVASSYNNLGSLHKALGDTDEAKDCYERALKIRMKQLGPEHVDVAGSYNNLGNLHSDLGDTDEAKDYFKRALEIKMKQLGPEHVDVATSYNNLGVLHSDLGDTDEAKD